The sequence GTATTGAAAAGTGTTGAGTTTAATGCAATGGCGTTTTGCAGATCTTTTTTGTCGGTAACCATATTCACCAGAAAAGCATGCCTGAAAGGTGTATCAAAGGCAACTGAAATGCCATTCATAACAGCCGACAGAATGATATGCCATACCTGTATTCTTCCGCTGAAAATTAACAGCGATACGCCAATGGCGATAAGCATTGATATTGTTTGCGTGGTAATCAGCACTTTGCGGCGGTCAATCCTGTCGGCAAATACTCCGGCCAGCGGGGTAATAACCAGGGAGGGTATCTGCCCTGCAAAGCCTACTATGCCCAGTAAAAGAGCTGAACCGGTAAGTTTATATACCAGCCATCCAAGCGCAATATTCTGAATCCAGTTACCCGGAAGTGAAATCATCTGACCAAAGAAATAAAGCCGGTAATTTCTATGCCGCAGCGACCTGATAGTATTCAGTGGCCATGCACTGGAAAAATGATGAAGTCCATTCAACGAAATATGATTTTATCAGACAAAATTAGATATTATACTTACAGGCCGATGTGATTATTGTGAATAAGTGGCATGATTTCCGGCAAAATTTTTGATAAGAGAGTGAATAATGCTGATAACTGTAATTTTAAAACAAACGGGTGGACTTATTATCCGGTTATTTTTACTGTTCATCGGTTGATTAACGCCTTTCACCGTTTATTAATTTATCCGGTGTTTTTTACATGATACTTTTGCATAAGAAAATGATGTGTTTATGAAGCGGAAAATTACATCTTTGATTGTTGCGTTATTTCTGATGGGCGCAACAGGTTCAGCCCAAACAAGCCCTTATGGCGAAAACGGTGATTTTCAAACAGTTTTTGGTCGTCATTCAGGAGCTCTCGGAGGGTATGTTTCATTGGGGCTGGGGAATACCCTCTTGAATGACAACAATGCGTTGCTTGGTCAAATGAGGCTGGCAGTGAGGCTTGATCACAGCCTTTCATTGGGTATCGCCGGAGCTGGCTTTACCGACTGGATTTATGGTGTAAATGAAGACAGGCCTGATTGGAGCCCCGATGGTTACAATATACAGGGAGGTTATGGCGGATTGTTTATTGAGCCGGTATTTGCCCCCCGATTTCCCGTGCATCTGGCCTTTCCGATTGTTTTTGGCGTAGGCGGAGTTGTGTTTACCGAAGAGAATGACAACTGGGATAACTGGGATGACAACGCTAATTTTTATGTACTTGACAGGGATGTATTTTTTGTAATTGAGCCGGGAGTTGAGCTTGAATTTAACCTTTCGCCTTTTATCCGTATGGGTACAGGAGTAAATTACCGGTTTACAAGTATGGTTGAGATTGATCGCCGCAATGAACATTTGCTCAATGGGGCATCGGTGTTTATAAATGTTAAAGCCGGAATTTTCTGACCATGACATCAACAGCGGATCAATGGCCCGTTTCATGCTATGATTAAATTTATTAGATAAAATTACAACGCCAATCAACAGAACAAGATGTTAAGAAATTCCGAAATCTCAGGCTTGTGCACTCCTGCAAGTGCCTACTCTTTTGAAACTGTAACCCATCAAAAGCGGAACGACTCATTGTACCGACAGATTATGAACAGTGCGCAATTCAGGCCCGGTGAAATCGTGCTGGAACTAAATGCTCTTTCTGGTGCAGGTCAGGGCTTTTTAGCCAGTATTAACCTTGTCAATGCCAATCCTTTGGGAGGCCTGCCTTTGCTTGTGGAACTCAGCCGTACAGAGGTGAAAGAGATAAGTGAGATTGCAGAGGTTAAGCTGAATGGAACTGATGAATCATTTGATGCAGTAATTCTGATGGGTGTTTTTAATCAACTGGCTTTTCAGGCTGATGCAGTGAAGAGAATAGCAGGAATGGTTTACCCGCACGGAAGACTAATCATTGCTGATCAATGGTTTCGCAAAGCAGGCCCAATGCTGGCCAGCCTTTTGGAATCATATAGGCGAAAAGGTGAAATCAGGATTTATTCTCCTTCATTTGTAAGCAGGGTGCTGAGAAGTTCAGGCTTCAGCCACATTGCCACATGGCCGGCAGGTGCCACCAATTTCTTTTGCATCGCTTCATCACAAAACAATTAAGCATGTATCCTTCCCTTGATATTGACGGATTGATTGATCCTGTAACGCATGAACCCCTGACCATGGGGAAGGGTTTTTTATTTAATCCCTCAACCGGCGATAAGTATTATATCAATAGCGGCATACCTGTTTTTTTACCTGAAAATCAGATGACGGGCGACAACCTGAAATACTCCAGGTTTTATGATAAAATAAGTATGTTTTACCGTGTTTCTTCCATCGTTTATTGCTGGATTAAAGGAACTACGGAGAAGAAAGTGAAGAAACTATACCTTGACTTGCTGGAGATTAAACCAGGAGATCGTGTACTGGAAGTGGGCATTGGCTCGGCAGATAATCTGGTTTACCTTGAACGCAAAGCAGGTTATACAGGAGTCGATATTTCATTCGGTATGCTCACCATGGCCAGAAAGCTTATCAAGCGCCTTAAAATCAAAGCTGAACTTTTTCAGGCAGAAGCTGAGCACCTTCCTTTTCGTGATCAAAGTTTTGATGTTGTGTTTCATGTAGGTGGCATTAACTTTTTTAACGATAAACAAAAAGCACTTCACGAAATGATACGGGTGGCTATGCCGGGCTCGCGTTTGCTTATTGTTGATGAAACAGAGTCTATGGTAATCAATACTTACCAAAGAAATCCGTTTTCCAGAAATCTTTATCAACTGGCCGACCGGGATCTCTCGGTGCCTGTTCACTTATTGCCCCCGGGGATGAAAGAAATTGAAGTCCGGTACTTTTTCGACCAGAAAATTTATTGTCTGACCTTCAGAAAGCCGCTAAACCCATGATATGTATACAGCTTATGCTAATGATAAGGATAGACAGCTAACTCAGGATGATGAAAAGTTATCGTATATGAAAACGCCTGAAGGTTTGATAATAAGACCCGAATTACCGGGTGATTATGCCGCTATTACTCACCTGATTCATGCCGCCTATGGTCGGTCAAACGAGGGTAATCTTGTTGAAGATTTGCGCCATAACCCACAGTTTATCAGTGGATTTTCACTGGTTGCCGTGCTTCATAAATTAATAGTAGGACATTTGCTGCTGTTCCCTGTTTTTGTCAGGAATGCCGGGTTGGTTTTTCGAAGTCTTGCACTTTCACCATTTTCAGTGTTGCCTGAATTTCAGCGAAATGGAGTGGGAGCCGCACTTGTGGTGTCAGCACTGGATGAGGCTAAATCGGGAAAATTTGGTTCAGTCGTGGCCTGGGGCTCCCGCAATTATTATCCGGCACTGGGCTTTGTGCCAGCTTCTCATTATCACATCTATCCCCCTTTTGAGGTGCCCGGTCATGTTTTTTTTGCAGTTGAATTGTTTGCTGGCGGTCTGAAGGACGTAAGTGGCAAGATTGAATTTCCACCCGAATTTTTTGCCTTTTGAAGTTTTATTTTTTGAATAAATCCGGCATATCAAATGCCAGCCGTTCAATTAACATCTGTGTAAATTTTAAAAACCCCGGCTCAACAGAAGATGTATATTGAATGGTATTGTTAATTTTATACGGATACTTGTGAATTTCTCTAAATTCATGTAGGTTTGAGGTGTAAAGATTTATGCACAACATCTTATGGTTCTTAACCCAATATTAAAATTTTTACGCGACCTGGGTACTTTCAACGAGGATAAGGAATTTATCCGTTACCGCGAAAGTAATATACGTAGCATTTTTACACTGGTCACGGCTATAGGGGTTACCTCATTTCTGTTGTTTCATTTTATCGATTTACTGAATGATAATCCGGTAGCTTCGACCTTATTCCGGATCAGGATTTTTGCTTCAGCTTTACTCATTGTTAATCTTATACTTGCCCTTACAACCCGCTATCATTACCGCTTAAAATTTTTTGTTGTTGCGGGCTTCTATATGGCCATGGGGGCGAGTGCACTTATTGCTCACTTTACCGGGTCAGCGTCAGGTTGGTACTGGAGTGCTCCTGTTTTGCTTCTTATTGTGTGGTTTGCCTTTATTCCGTTCAGGTTCTCGCGACAAGTGATTCACGGTTTTGCTTTTATGGTTCTTTACGCGGCCATTCTCTGGTTTTTGTCTGGCAGTTCTTTTCAGCCACTCAGATTTGCAGGTACCATATTTTTACTGCCCCTGTTCTTTGGCATTGGGGTGTTCCTGGCATTTTCGGCCAATCAGGCTGCTGCCGGTGTTTTTTTAGCAAGAAAAGCCGCGCGTACCAGCGATGACAGATACCGGATTCTGACTGAACATATGCAGGATGTTGTCTGGACTTTGGATTTGAAAACTTTCAGGTTTTCATTTGTAAGCCCTTCAGTTGAAAAACTGCTGGGATTTACTTCAGAAGAAATGCTTCGTATGTCATTTGCCCGGTCTTTTACATCCGCAAGCACAGCTCAGGTGCACCAAATACTTGAAGGAGTGGTGAAGGATTATAAAGGTGGTAAAGATGTTTCATCTGTTTCGTTGGGCGAACTTGAGCAGATTTGCCGTAATGGCTCAACCATTTGGGTTGAAGTAGCTGCAACGCTTATAACCGGTGAAAATGGCGAACTGGTTGAAATGCTTGGCGTGTCAAGAAATATTTCGTCGCGGCGCCAGGCTGAACAGGCATTGCGCGAATCGGAAGAGAAATACCGCACTCTGATCAATCAGGCAAACGATGGTATTTTTATCACCCAGCAGGGCGTTTTTAGGTTTGTCAACCAGGCGTTTTGCGACATTACTGAGTATACCTCTGAAGAGCTTTATGGCAAGCCTTTTATTGAATTGATTGCTGATGAAGAAAAAGACAGGCTTGCCGAAATTCACCGTAAACGCATGGTCGGCGAAAAAGTGCCCTCTATGTATTCTACCATTGGTATTGCAAAGTCAGGCCGCAGGGTAAATCTTGAGTTTAACAGCAGCAGCATTCAGCTTGACGGTAAGCCGGCTTCCTTCGTTATTATGCGCGATAGTACTGAACAGGTAAAGTCGGCCAACCTTATCCGCGAAAGCGAAGAAAAATACCGGTTTTTGGTTGAAAGAGCCAACGACGGAATCGTTATTCTGCAAAACGGGCAGGTGAAGTTTATGAACCAGATGATGGCCAATATTCTGGGATATTCAGTTGAAAGTATGATCAATACATCCTTTATCAGTTATATTGCTCCTGATGAAAAGGAAAAAATTATAAGCTTCTACAACAAAAGACAGAAGGGCGATGCCTTGCCTCAGATTTATGAAACAGTGCTGGTACATAAAAACGGCACCCTCAAACCTGTTGAGCTCAATGATGGAATTATCAGCTTTAACGGTGCCGAAGCTACACAAACTTATATCCGTGATATAACGGAGCGTAAAGTGGCTGAAAAGGCTTTGATTGAAAGCGAACAGCGCTATGCCCTGGCCGTTGAAGGCGTAAACGAGGGGATTTTCGATTGGGATCTGAATACCAATGAAGTTTATTTTTCCAACAATTACAAAGCAATTCTGGGTTATGAACCTGATGAAATGCAAAATAGCCTTCATGAATGGGAGTCAAGGATTCATCCTGCCGATAAGGATATGGTTATCAAGGCTAACCGCGACTTTATTGAAGGGAAAAGTGCAGTTTATCATCCCGAATACAGGCTTAAGCATCAGAACGGGACATACCGATGGATACTTTCCCGGGGTGTTTGTTTGCGCGATGCCGATGGTAAAGCTTATCGGATGGCCGGTTCGCATATGGACATTACTGACAGGCGCAAATCAGAAGAGCGTCTGCGCGAAAGCGAAGAACGTTACAGAAGTATTTTCAATACAGCTGCTGATGCTATTTTTCTTATCGACAAGAAAAACGGGAACATTATTGATGTTAACCAGCCGGCAAGCCGCATTTACGGATACACCACCGATGAATTGCTTACCATGCACATCGGACAGCTGGCTGATGAGCCTGATGATACCCTTGAAGTGCTGAATGAGCATAACCGGTTTCATTATGTTCCGCTGCGCAATTCAAAGCGAAAGGATGGTGAAGTGGTGATGGTCGAAATTTCATCAAGCTATTTTGAAATGGAGGGCCGTCCTTTTGTTATTGCCATGGTGCATGATGTAACCCAGCGTAAAAAAGCCGAAGAAGCCTTGCGAGAGAGCGAAACCAAATTTCGCGAAATTACCGATTTGCTGCCACAGCTCATTTATGAGCTTGACAATAAGGGTATGGTTACTTTTCTTAATCGTACCGGTAAAGAAATGTTTGGCATAACCGAAGCGCGCATTCGCGAAGGACTGAATGCGACTTCACTGGTTGTACCTGAGCAAAGAACCCGGCTTTTGCAAAATTTTTCGGCTGTGCTTAGCCTGAATTATGGTGAGTTGGAAAATGAATACACTGGTTTGCGGGCCGACGGAAGTACTTTTCCCATGCTTATTTACGGCTCGGCAGTGCTTCGTAACGGACAGGTGACCGGAAACCGGGGAATTGTGATTGACATTACCGACCGTAAAAATGCTGAAGAAGAGTTGCGTCGCATGAATGAAAGGCTGATGCTGCATTTCAGGCAAACTCCGCTTGCCTATATCGAATGGAACGAATTTCTGGAAGTAACTGACTGGAATCCGGCAGCTGAAGATATTTTTGGGTATTCGCGGGCGGAAGTGCTTGGCAAGCATGCTTTCAGCCACATTGTTCCGCCTCATGTACAGCCGGAAATTGTCCGGCTGTCAGAGGATATCCTCAGGCAATCGGGCGGGCAGCGAAATACAAATGAAAATGTCTCAAAAAGCGGACAGGCTCTGATTTGCAACTGGTATAATACACCTCTGAAGGATCCTTCAGGCAAGATTATTGGCCTGGCATCGCTGGTGCAGGATATAACTGAGCAAAAAAAGCTGGAAGCCGAGCTTGAAAAGTATGTGACGGTGCTGGAGAAGAATTATTCCGAAACCAAAATTAAAGTCCAGACTTACTCCCTTGAGCTTGAAACCCGCAAAAATGAATTGCTCCGGTTGCAAAAGGAAAATCTGCAATCGCAGTTCGAAACCCTTCGCAGCCAGGTAAATCCTCATTTTTTATTCAACAGCCTGAATGTGCTTACTTCGCTCATTAAAATTGAGCCCGAGCTGGCCGAGCAATTTACCATCAGGCTTTCAATGGTTTATCGTTATGTGCTCGAAAACAAGGAAAAAGATTTGGTTAACCTTGAAACTGAACTTGATTTTTTGAAAGCGTATACTTTTTTGCTCGATATCAGATTTTCGGGAAAGATGAAGGTAGTGGTGAATATTCCTCCGGAAAAACTGCAGCTTAAGGTTGTTCCACTGGCCCTGCAACTGCTTATCG comes from Lentimicrobiaceae bacterium and encodes:
- a CDS encoding N-acetyltransferase, which codes for MKTPEGLIIRPELPGDYAAITHLIHAAYGRSNEGNLVEDLRHNPQFISGFSLVAVLHKLIVGHLLLFPVFVRNAGLVFRSLALSPFSVLPEFQRNGVGAALVVSALDEAKSGKFGSVVAWGSRNYYPALGFVPASHYHIYPPFEVPGHVFFAVELFAGGLKDVSGKIEFPPEFFAF
- a CDS encoding methyltransferase domain-containing protein; this translates as MYPSLDIDGLIDPVTHEPLTMGKGFLFNPSTGDKYYINSGIPVFLPENQMTGDNLKYSRFYDKISMFYRVSSIVYCWIKGTTEKKVKKLYLDLLEIKPGDRVLEVGIGSADNLVYLERKAGYTGVDISFGMLTMARKLIKRLKIKAELFQAEAEHLPFRDQSFDVVFHVGGINFFNDKQKALHEMIRVAMPGSRLLIVDETESMVINTYQRNPFSRNLYQLADRDLSVPVHLLPPGMKEIEVRYFFDQKIYCLTFRKPLNP
- a CDS encoding PAS domain S-box protein; the protein is MVLNPILKFLRDLGTFNEDKEFIRYRESNIRSIFTLVTAIGVTSFLLFHFIDLLNDNPVASTLFRIRIFASALLIVNLILALTTRYHYRLKFFVVAGFYMAMGASALIAHFTGSASGWYWSAPVLLLIVWFAFIPFRFSRQVIHGFAFMVLYAAILWFLSGSSFQPLRFAGTIFLLPLFFGIGVFLAFSANQAAAGVFLARKAARTSDDRYRILTEHMQDVVWTLDLKTFRFSFVSPSVEKLLGFTSEEMLRMSFARSFTSASTAQVHQILEGVVKDYKGGKDVSSVSLGELEQICRNGSTIWVEVAATLITGENGELVEMLGVSRNISSRRQAEQALRESEEKYRTLINQANDGIFITQQGVFRFVNQAFCDITEYTSEELYGKPFIELIADEEKDRLAEIHRKRMVGEKVPSMYSTIGIAKSGRRVNLEFNSSSIQLDGKPASFVIMRDSTEQVKSANLIRESEEKYRFLVERANDGIVILQNGQVKFMNQMMANILGYSVESMINTSFISYIAPDEKEKIISFYNKRQKGDALPQIYETVLVHKNGTLKPVELNDGIISFNGAEATQTYIRDITERKVAEKALIESEQRYALAVEGVNEGIFDWDLNTNEVYFSNNYKAILGYEPDEMQNSLHEWESRIHPADKDMVIKANRDFIEGKSAVYHPEYRLKHQNGTYRWILSRGVCLRDADGKAYRMAGSHMDITDRRKSEERLRESEERYRSIFNTAADAIFLIDKKNGNIIDVNQPASRIYGYTTDELLTMHIGQLADEPDDTLEVLNEHNRFHYVPLRNSKRKDGEVVMVEISSSYFEMEGRPFVIAMVHDVTQRKKAEEALRESETKFREITDLLPQLIYELDNKGMVTFLNRTGKEMFGITEARIREGLNATSLVVPEQRTRLLQNFSAVLSLNYGELENEYTGLRADGSTFPMLIYGSAVLRNGQVTGNRGIVIDITDRKNAEEELRRMNERLMLHFRQTPLAYIEWNEFLEVTDWNPAAEDIFGYSRAEVLGKHAFSHIVPPHVQPEIVRLSEDILRQSGGQRNTNENVSKSGQALICNWYNTPLKDPSGKIIGLASLVQDITEQKKLEAELEKYVTVLEKNYSETKIKVQTYSLELETRKNELLRLQKENLQSQFETLRSQVNPHFLFNSLNVLTSLIKIEPELAEQFTIRLSMVYRYVLENKEKDLVNLETELDFLKAYTFLLDIRFSGKMKVVVNIPPEKLQLKVVPLALQLLIENAIKHNTFSKKMPLRVDVFSQDDFLVVENNLQMRESHVQSTGVGLNNIASRYAYFTDRKAVSGIQDGKFIVKIPLL